Proteins co-encoded in one Pseudomonas beijingensis genomic window:
- a CDS encoding YVTN family beta-propeller repeat protein, producing the protein MRRSLLQPAQLCKALALGAALLAAGPAAASIAWVSNEKDNSLSLIDMQSLEVIETLPVGQRPRGLLLSHDSRLLYICASDSDRVQVMDVATRKIIKELPSGKDPEQFALHPNDRWLYVSNEDDALVTVIDTQTSEVLGQIGVGVEPEGMAVSPDGKWAVNTSETTNMLHWIDTSTQTLADNTLVDQRPRFVEFNRDGTQLWASAEIGGSLTILDVATRQVLKTLTFQIKGVHPDKVQPVGIKLSADGKLAFVALGPANHVAVIDAKTFEVLDYLLVGRRVWQLAFTPDQKQLLATNGVSGDVSVIDVESRKVLKSVKVGRYPWGVVVTP; encoded by the coding sequence ATGCGCCGCTCCCTGCTCCAACCGGCCCAGTTGTGCAAAGCCCTCGCCCTGGGCGCTGCGTTGCTCGCCGCCGGCCCCGCGGCCGCCAGCATCGCCTGGGTGTCCAACGAGAAAGACAACAGCCTCAGCCTGATCGACATGCAAAGCCTGGAAGTCATCGAGACCCTGCCGGTGGGCCAGCGTCCCCGGGGTCTGTTGCTGTCCCACGACAGTCGCCTGCTGTACATCTGCGCCAGCGATTCGGACCGAGTCCAGGTGATGGACGTCGCCACCCGCAAGATCATCAAGGAACTGCCCTCCGGCAAGGACCCGGAGCAGTTCGCCCTGCACCCCAACGACCGCTGGCTCTACGTGTCCAACGAAGACGACGCCCTGGTCACGGTGATCGACACCCAGACCTCCGAAGTGCTGGGCCAGATTGGCGTGGGTGTCGAGCCCGAAGGCATGGCCGTCAGCCCCGACGGCAAGTGGGCGGTCAACACCAGTGAAACCACGAACATGTTGCACTGGATCGACACCAGCACCCAGACCCTGGCCGACAACACCCTCGTCGACCAACGGCCGCGCTTCGTCGAATTCAATCGCGACGGCACGCAGCTCTGGGCCTCGGCGGAGATCGGCGGGTCGTTGACCATTCTCGACGTCGCCACGCGCCAGGTGCTCAAGACCCTGACGTTCCAGATCAAGGGTGTGCACCCGGACAAAGTGCAGCCGGTGGGCATCAAGCTCAGTGCTGACGGCAAGCTGGCGTTCGTCGCCCTGGGCCCGGCCAACCATGTGGCGGTGATCGACGCCAAGACCTTCGAAGTACTGGATTACCTGCTGGTGGGTCGACGGGTCTGGCAACTGGCGTTCACCCCGGACCAGAAGCAATTGCTGGCGACCAATGGCGTGAGCGGCGATGTTTCGGTGATCGATGTAGAGAGCCGCAAAGTCCTGAAGTCGGTGAAAGTCGGGCGCTACCCTTGGGGCGTGGTGGTCACGCCATGA
- a CDS encoding ABC transporter ATP-binding protein, with product MNALEVSDLSFAYGAREALKQMNFSLPAGRFAALLGPNGAGKSTLIALLTRLYDLQRGDIRVGGHSLQKSPRPALRQLGVVFQQSTLDLDLSIDQNLRYHLALHGFSRPQGSVRLDAELTRQHLIERRHERVRDLNGGHRRRVEIARALLHEPRLLLLDEPSVGLDPASRLALGLHIRQLCSEQGISVLWTTHLLDEVQPSDDLLIVHQGRLVASGQADAVSLEHGGTLGSAFTHLTASGVRP from the coding sequence ATGAACGCCCTGGAAGTCAGCGACCTGAGCTTTGCCTATGGCGCACGCGAAGCCCTCAAGCAAATGAACTTCAGCCTGCCCGCCGGACGTTTCGCAGCGCTGCTGGGGCCCAACGGCGCCGGCAAGTCGACGCTGATCGCCCTGCTCACGCGCCTGTACGACCTGCAACGCGGTGACATCCGCGTCGGCGGTCACTCCCTGCAAAAATCACCGCGCCCGGCCTTGCGCCAGTTGGGCGTGGTGTTCCAACAGAGCACCCTGGACCTGGACCTGAGCATCGACCAGAACCTGCGCTATCACCTGGCGCTGCATGGTTTTTCCCGGCCCCAGGGCAGCGTCCGTCTTGATGCCGAACTGACCCGCCAGCACCTGATCGAGCGCCGCCACGAGCGGGTGCGCGACCTCAATGGCGGGCATCGGCGCCGGGTGGAAATCGCCCGCGCCCTGCTCCATGAGCCGCGCCTGTTGCTGCTGGACGAACCCAGCGTCGGCCTCGATCCGGCCAGCCGCCTCGCCTTGGGCCTGCACATCCGGCAACTGTGCAGCGAACAGGGCATCAGTGTGCTCTGGACCACTCACCTGCTGGACGAAGTGCAGCCCAGCGACGACCTGTTGATCGTGCACCAGGGCCGCTTGGTCGCCAGCGGCCAGGCCGATGCGGTGAGCCTGGAACACGGTGGCACCCTCGGTTCGGCCTTCACCCATTTGACCGCCTCGGGAGTCCGGCCATGA
- a CDS encoding ABC transporter permease, which yields MNAYWHCFSGIVMREWLRFVLQRTRLLSALVRPLLWLLVFAAGFRAALGIAIIAPYDTYIPYEVYIVPGLACMILLFNGMQGSLSMVYDREMGSMRVLLTSPLPRAFLLASKLLATSLISLLQVYAFLAIAWLYGIQPPAMGLLLALPALLLVALMLSALGLLLSNAIRQLENFAGVMNFVIFPLFFLSSALYPLWKMQEASPWLYWLCAVSPFTHGVELVRFALYEQFNLLAMVVCVGLTLVFALLAVWTFNPQHAALRKAN from the coding sequence ATGAACGCGTATTGGCACTGTTTCAGCGGCATCGTCATGCGCGAATGGCTGCGCTTTGTGCTGCAACGTACCCGGCTGCTCAGCGCCCTGGTCCGACCACTGCTGTGGCTGCTGGTGTTCGCCGCCGGTTTTCGCGCGGCATTGGGCATCGCCATCATCGCGCCCTACGACACCTACATCCCCTACGAGGTGTACATCGTACCGGGGCTGGCCTGCATGATCCTATTGTTCAACGGCATGCAGGGCTCGCTGTCGATGGTCTACGACCGGGAAATGGGCAGCATGCGCGTCCTGCTCACCAGCCCCCTACCGCGGGCTTTCCTGCTGGCGAGCAAGTTGCTGGCGACGTCGCTGATCTCGCTGTTGCAGGTCTACGCCTTTCTCGCCATCGCCTGGCTGTACGGCATCCAACCGCCGGCCATGGGCCTGCTGCTGGCCTTGCCGGCCCTGCTGCTGGTGGCCCTGATGCTCAGCGCCCTGGGCTTGTTGCTGTCCAATGCCATCCGGCAACTGGAGAACTTTGCCGGGGTGATGAATTTCGTGATTTTCCCGCTGTTCTTCCTGTCTTCGGCGCTATACCCGCTGTGGAAAATGCAGGAAGCCAGCCCGTGGCTGTATTGGCTCTGCGCGGTCAGCCCGTTCACCCATGGCGTGGAATTGGTGCGTTTTGCGCTGTATGAGCAGTTCAACCTGCTGGCGATGGTGGTGTGCGTGGGGTTGACCCTGGTGTTCGCGCTGTTGGCGGTGTGGACGTTCAATCCGCAGCATGCGGCGTTGCGCAAGGCCAATTGA
- a CDS encoding PQQ-dependent catabolism-associated CXXCW motif protein: MPRLLAILLLGLALNVAQAETVLFSAQGYRIAQYRSPTPATVDGAQTLDTQALQRLLDQAQPPQLIDVYRRPWLQGRFIDNEPHANLPGSLWLANTGDGDLDPTWQDYFSHHLRTATDGRLDRPLVFYCRADCWLSWNAVKRAAAMGYKHLYWYRDGLDAWEAANLPLQAARPEPFP; this comes from the coding sequence ATGCCCCGTTTGCTGGCGATCCTCTTGCTGGGCCTGGCGCTGAATGTCGCCCAGGCCGAGACCGTGCTGTTTTCGGCGCAAGGCTATCGCATCGCCCAATACCGCAGCCCGACGCCCGCCACGGTCGACGGCGCCCAGACCCTCGACACCCAGGCCCTGCAACGCCTGCTCGACCAAGCCCAACCCCCCCAGCTGATCGACGTTTATCGTCGCCCGTGGCTCCAGGGGCGTTTCATCGACAACGAACCCCATGCCAACCTCCCCGGCAGCTTATGGCTGGCCAATACCGGAGACGGCGATCTCGACCCGACCTGGCAGGACTACTTCAGCCATCACCTGCGCACGGCCACCGACGGGCGGTTGGATCGACCGCTGGTCTTTTATTGCCGCGCCGATTGCTGGTTAAGCTGGAACGCGGTAAAACGCGCCGCTGCCATGGGCTATAAGCATTTGTATTGGTACCGCGATGGCCTCGATGCCTGGGAGGCGGCCAACCTGCCCCTGCAAGCGGCCCGGCCCGAACCCTTTCCCTGA
- a CDS encoding response regulator transcription factor — translation MYKILIADDHPLFREAIHNVISDGFPGSEVMETADLDSALALTAEHDDLDLILLDLNMPGMHGLNGLINLRNEAPTIPVVIVSAEQDKQVVLQAITYGAVGFITKSSPRSQMTDAIEQILNGNVYLPPDIIRTQKSPMGRRLNETPAFPPELLQALTRKQLLVLERMTKGESNKQIAYTLDIAETTVKAHVSAILRKLNVHNRVQAILSAGDIDFGAYLRR, via the coding sequence ATGTATAAAATCCTGATAGCCGACGATCACCCACTGTTTCGCGAAGCCATCCACAACGTCATCAGCGACGGTTTTCCGGGCAGCGAGGTCATGGAGACCGCCGACTTGGACAGTGCCCTGGCATTGACCGCCGAGCACGACGACCTGGACCTGATCCTGCTGGACCTGAACATGCCCGGCATGCACGGGCTCAATGGCCTGATCAACCTGCGCAACGAGGCACCGACCATCCCCGTGGTGATCGTCTCCGCCGAGCAAGACAAACAAGTGGTGCTGCAAGCCATTACCTATGGCGCGGTGGGCTTCATCACCAAATCCTCGCCACGCTCGCAGATGACCGACGCCATCGAGCAGATCCTCAACGGCAACGTGTACCTGCCGCCCGACATCATCCGCACGCAGAAAAGCCCGATGGGCCGCCGCCTGAACGAAACCCCGGCCTTCCCACCGGAACTGCTCCAGGCCTTGACCCGCAAGCAACTGCTGGTGCTCGAACGCATGACCAAGGGCGAGTCGAACAAGCAGATCGCCTACACCCTGGACATCGCCGAAACCACGGTCAAGGCCCACGTCTCGGCGATCCTGCGCAAGCTCAATGTGCACAACCGGGTACAGGCTATCCTCAGTGCCGGGGATATTGATTTCGGGGCTTATTTGCGGCGTTGA
- the nahK gene encoding hybrid sensor histidine kinase/response regulator NahK/ErcS', with translation MACTSTRRSPELPLPDIASPAIADLQAQLASLQHENRKLRRINEALIERVESGATRGNDPYAAFQHSVVLAEQVRERTDALNQAMAELKAGNHLLGEARLRAETAHRHLIDAIESISDAFVLFDEQQRIVLFNSRFKAFWANSRVRIIAGMRLCEVKRLMTANGLFSEEPRGQADEHVLYRLQNGRWLQVSERPTQEGGRVILFTDITDVKLSETVRREQAIAQKSHLLQRAVDNLSQGVAMVNAQGVLELWNRRFLELSGLAPVAAHRPFNEVIGDSELQLLTPASRDSNGRLVHECEQRLSDGRVLEIRTHPLPTGGYVNTFTDITERYQHAEALSESERWIRLITDHVPALIAYLNADLVYEFTNKVYEQWYCWPRGVMLGQSLREAHSEQHYQRLEAYVARALAGESVTFEFAETNINNQERYMLRSYVPNRLANGEVVGIFVLIRDITERRRTAEALHQAYQNLEQRVQERTAELTTLNDQLLREIDERSRVELRLREAKREAEQANLSKTKFLAAVSHDLLQPLNAARLFTSALLERREPVANAQLVRNVSNSLQDVENLLGTLVDISKLDAGVIKADVAPFGLSELLDNLAAEYAQIARSEGLELHFVGCSVLVRSDMQLLARILRNLLSNAIRYTPSGRVVLGCRRHRQRVSIQVWDSGIGIAENRLEEIFQEFKRGDVQRPNQDRGLGLGLAIVEKIAGILGHRIQVRSWPGKGSMFAIDVPLSATAPKPLPCLDMSEPMLERLRGARVWVLDNDAAICAGMRTLLEGWGCQVVTALSEQDLACQVDNYHAEADLLIADYHLDHDQNGMDAVARINARRASPIPAMMITANYSNELKQQIRERGHTLMHKPVRPMKLKIAMSHLLGQTQSH, from the coding sequence ATGGCATGCACATCAACCAGACGTTCACCGGAGTTGCCATTGCCCGACATCGCGTCCCCGGCCATCGCTGACCTACAGGCCCAGCTTGCCAGCCTGCAACATGAAAACCGCAAGTTGCGGCGCATCAACGAGGCGCTGATCGAGCGGGTGGAGTCCGGCGCCACCCGGGGCAACGACCCCTATGCGGCGTTCCAGCACTCGGTGGTGTTGGCCGAGCAGGTGCGTGAGCGCACCGACGCCCTGAACCAGGCCATGGCTGAACTCAAGGCCGGCAATCACTTGCTGGGCGAGGCGCGGCTGCGGGCGGAAACCGCCCACCGACACCTTATCGACGCCATCGAAAGCATCTCCGATGCATTTGTGCTGTTCGATGAGCAGCAACGCATCGTCCTGTTCAACAGCCGCTTCAAGGCCTTCTGGGCCAACAGCCGGGTGCGCATCATCGCCGGGATGCGCCTTTGCGAGGTCAAGCGCTTGATGACCGCCAACGGGCTGTTCAGCGAAGAACCCCGCGGCCAGGCCGACGAGCACGTGTTGTATCGCTTGCAGAACGGGCGCTGGCTGCAAGTCAGCGAGCGGCCGACCCAGGAAGGCGGGCGGGTGATCCTGTTTACCGACATTACCGACGTCAAGCTCAGCGAAACCGTGCGTCGCGAGCAGGCCATCGCGCAGAAATCCCACCTGTTGCAGCGGGCAGTGGACAACCTGTCCCAAGGCGTGGCGATGGTCAACGCCCAAGGCGTGCTGGAGCTGTGGAACCGGCGCTTCCTCGAACTCAGTGGCCTGGCACCGGTGGCGGCCCATCGACCATTCAATGAGGTGATCGGCGACAGTGAGTTGCAGCTGCTGACCCCGGCCAGTCGCGACAGCAACGGCCGGCTGGTCCACGAATGCGAGCAGCGCCTGTCCGATGGCCGGGTCCTGGAGATTCGCACGCATCCGTTGCCCACCGGCGGCTACGTCAACACCTTCACCGACATCACCGAGCGCTACCAGCACGCCGAGGCACTGAGCGAAAGCGAGCGCTGGATCCGCCTGATCACTGACCATGTGCCGGCGCTGATCGCCTACCTCAACGCCGACCTGGTCTACGAGTTCACCAACAAGGTCTACGAGCAATGGTATTGCTGGCCTCGTGGCGTGATGCTCGGCCAGAGCCTGCGCGAAGCCCATAGCGAGCAGCATTACCAGCGCCTGGAAGCCTATGTGGCGCGGGCGTTGGCGGGGGAGAGCGTCACCTTTGAATTCGCCGAGACCAACATCAACAACCAGGAGCGCTACATGCTGCGCTCTTACGTGCCTAACCGTTTGGCCAATGGCGAAGTGGTGGGGATTTTCGTGCTGATCCGCGACATCACCGAGCGCCGCCGCACCGCCGAAGCACTGCACCAGGCTTATCAGAACCTGGAACAGCGGGTCCAGGAACGCACGGCCGAACTGACCACCCTCAACGACCAGTTGCTACGCGAGATCGACGAGCGCAGCCGGGTGGAGTTGCGCCTGCGAGAGGCGAAGCGCGAGGCCGAGCAGGCCAACCTGTCGAAGACCAAATTCCTCGCGGCGGTCAGTCATGACCTGCTGCAACCGCTCAACGCCGCCCGGTTGTTCACCAGTGCCTTGCTTGAGCGCCGCGAACCGGTCGCCAATGCGCAACTGGTGCGCAACGTCAGCAACTCGCTGCAGGACGTGGAGAACTTGTTGGGCACCCTCGTGGACATCTCCAAGCTGGACGCCGGGGTGATCAAGGCCGATGTCGCGCCGTTCGGCCTCAGCGAGCTGCTGGACAATCTGGCCGCCGAATACGCTCAGATCGCCCGCAGCGAAGGGCTGGAGTTGCACTTTGTCGGTTGTTCGGTGCTGGTGCGCAGCGACATGCAATTGCTCGCGCGGATATTGCGCAACCTGCTGAGCAATGCCATTCGCTACACCCCCAGCGGCCGGGTGGTGCTGGGCTGCCGCCGGCATCGCCAGCGGGTGTCGATCCAAGTCTGGGACAGCGGCATCGGCATTGCCGAGAACCGCCTGGAGGAAATATTCCAGGAGTTCAAGCGCGGCGACGTCCAGCGTCCGAACCAAGACCGTGGGTTGGGCCTGGGCCTGGCAATTGTCGAGAAAATCGCCGGGATCCTCGGGCACCGGATCCAGGTGCGCTCCTGGCCGGGCAAGGGCTCGATGTTCGCCATCGACGTACCGCTGAGCGCCACCGCGCCCAAGCCGTTGCCGTGCCTGGACATGAGCGAGCCGATGCTCGAACGTCTGCGCGGGGCGCGGGTCTGGGTGCTGGATAACGACGCGGCGATTTGTGCGGGCATGCGCACCTTGCTGGAGGGTTGGGGTTGCCAGGTCGTGACCGCGTTGTCGGAACAGGACCTGGCCTGCCAGGTGGACAACTACCACGCCGAGGCCGACCTGCTGATTGCCGACTATCACTTGGACCATGATCAGAACGGCATGGACGCGGTGGCCCGGATCAATGCCCGCCGGGCTTCACCGATCCCGGCCATGATGATCACCGCCAACTACAGCAACGAACTCAAGCAGCAGATCCGCGAGCGCGGGCACACCCTGATGCACAAGCCGGTGCGGCCGATGAAGCTCAAGATCGCGATGAGTCATTTGTTGGGCCAAACCCAGAGTCATTGA
- the nosP gene encoding nitric oxide-sensing protein NosP, whose translation MQQAQSEGVVSAMSQATDVQQVAQALARQLLHPHLGFVLFFCSAEYDLPALGQALSQSFGGIRLVGCTSAGEITSQGYGRNCVTAVGFDHRHFSIAAELIGEMEHFSLIDAQQMVERLASGCRSNALAPIKGHSFALTLLDGLSSREEMVLAALSAALGDIPHFGGSAGDDNYLTHTHVYFEGQFHSGAAVVLLINTWLEFEVFTTHHILPREEKLVVTGADSASRRVYELNAEPAAEEYARHIGVPVSALDYRVFAAHPLAVRINDQYYVRAIQQVHPDLSLSFYCAVENGIVLTAMTPGPLLHNLQTLFEGLQARLGDLLLTIGCDCFLRRLELEDRGGLEQIGQFLREQRVMGFNTYGEQFNGMHINQTFTGVAIARHRVPGHR comes from the coding sequence ATGCAGCAGGCCCAGAGCGAAGGTGTGGTGAGCGCCATGTCCCAGGCGACCGACGTCCAGCAGGTGGCCCAGGCGCTGGCGCGGCAGTTGTTGCACCCGCACCTGGGGTTCGTGCTGTTTTTCTGTTCCGCCGAATACGACTTGCCGGCCCTGGGCCAGGCGCTGTCCCAGAGTTTCGGCGGGATTCGCCTGGTGGGCTGCACCAGCGCCGGGGAAATCACCTCCCAGGGCTACGGTCGCAACTGCGTGACGGCGGTGGGGTTCGATCATCGGCACTTTTCCATCGCCGCCGAGTTGATCGGCGAAATGGAACACTTCAGCCTGATCGACGCCCAGCAAATGGTCGAGCGCCTGGCCAGCGGCTGTCGCAGCAACGCCTTGGCGCCGATCAAGGGTCACAGTTTCGCCTTGACCCTGCTCGATGGCCTGTCCAGTCGCGAGGAAATGGTGCTGGCGGCCTTGAGTGCCGCGTTGGGGGACATCCCGCATTTCGGCGGTTCGGCCGGCGATGACAACTACCTGACCCACACCCACGTCTACTTCGAAGGCCAGTTCCACAGTGGCGCCGCCGTGGTGCTGTTGATCAACACCTGGCTGGAATTCGAAGTCTTCACCACCCATCACATCCTGCCCAGGGAAGAGAAACTGGTGGTGACTGGCGCCGACAGTGCTTCGCGGCGGGTCTATGAGCTCAACGCCGAACCCGCCGCCGAGGAATACGCCCGGCACATCGGCGTGCCGGTGAGCGCCCTCGACTATCGGGTTTTTGCCGCCCATCCACTGGCGGTGCGCATCAACGACCAGTACTACGTGCGGGCGATCCAGCAGGTGCATCCGGACCTGAGCCTGAGTTTCTACTGTGCGGTGGAGAACGGCATCGTCCTCACCGCGATGACCCCCGGTCCCTTGCTGCACAACCTGCAAACGCTGTTCGAGGGCTTGCAGGCGCGCCTCGGCGATTTGCTGCTGACCATCGGCTGCGATTGCTTCCTCAGGCGCCTGGAGTTGGAAGATCGCGGCGGCCTGGAGCAGATCGGCCAGTTCCTGCGCGAACAACGGGTGATGGGGTTCAACACCTATGGAGAACAGTTCAATGGCATGCACATCAACCAGACGTTCACCGGAGTTGCCATTGCCCGACATCGCGTCCCCGGCCATCGCTGA
- a CDS encoding nitrous oxide reductase accessory protein NosL: MNKVYLKGSRLLAGLLMCLALAACDKAEPPAASEAAPGFHPSDECHVCGMIITDFPGPKGAAVAASGVKKFCSPAEMLGWWLQPENHRSDVKLYVHDMGRSHWDTPDDAHLIDARSAYFVIGSGLKGAMGVVLASFSDPQAAQKLASDTGGRVLRLEDIDQKLLGQASAMAPMNH; encoded by the coding sequence ATGAACAAGGTGTACCTCAAGGGGAGCCGCCTCCTGGCCGGGTTATTGATGTGCCTGGCGCTGGCGGCTTGCGACAAAGCCGAGCCACCTGCGGCCAGCGAGGCGGCGCCGGGGTTCCATCCCAGTGACGAGTGTCATGTGTGCGGCATGATCATCACCGATTTTCCCGGCCCCAAGGGTGCGGCGGTCGCGGCGAGCGGCGTGAAGAAGTTCTGCTCGCCGGCGGAGATGCTGGGCTGGTGGCTGCAGCCGGAAAACCATCGGTCCGACGTCAAGCTGTATGTCCACGACATGGGCCGCAGCCATTGGGACACGCCGGATGACGCCCACCTGATCGACGCTCGTAGCGCCTACTTCGTCATCGGCAGTGGGCTCAAAGGCGCCATGGGCGTGGTCCTGGCTTCGTTCTCCGATCCCCAGGCGGCACAAAAACTGGCGAGCGATACCGGCGGCCGGGTGCTGCGCCTGGAAGACATCGACCAGAAACTGCTGGGGCAGGCGAGCGCCATGGCGCCGATGAACCACTGA
- a CDS encoding ABC transporter permease — protein sequence MNPVWNMARKEFSDGLRNRWLLAISLLFAVLAIGIAWLGAAASGQLGFTSVPATVASLSSLATFLMPLIALLLAYDAIVGEDENGTLLLLLTYPLGRGQLLLGKFVGHGLILALATFIGFGCAMLAIALLVDDVQLSLLLWAFGRFMLSSTLLGWVFLGLAYVLSSLSAEKSTAAGLALGVWFFFVLVFDLALLALLVLSEGRFSPQLLPWLLLFNPTDVYRLINLSGFDAVSSGAAVLTLGSDLPVSGPWLWLCLGLWMAVPLWLAYRLFNRRSP from the coding sequence ATGGCCCGCAAGGAGTTCAGCGATGGCCTGCGCAATCGCTGGTTGTTGGCGATCAGTTTGTTGTTCGCGGTGCTGGCGATTGGCATTGCCTGGCTCGGCGCTGCGGCGTCCGGTCAACTGGGGTTTACCTCGGTGCCCGCGACGGTGGCGAGCCTGTCCAGCCTGGCGACCTTCCTGATGCCGCTGATTGCCTTGCTGCTGGCCTACGACGCGATTGTCGGCGAGGACGAGAACGGCACCTTGCTGCTGTTGCTGACCTATCCGTTGGGGCGCGGCCAATTGCTGCTGGGCAAGTTTGTCGGCCACGGCTTGATCCTGGCCCTGGCCACGTTCATCGGTTTTGGCTGCGCCATGCTGGCCATCGCCCTGTTGGTGGATGATGTCCAGTTGAGCCTGCTGCTCTGGGCTTTCGGTCGCTTCATGCTGTCCAGCACGCTGTTGGGCTGGGTGTTCCTTGGGCTGGCCTATGTGCTGAGCAGTTTGTCGGCAGAGAAATCCACCGCGGCCGGGCTGGCGCTGGGGGTGTGGTTTTTCTTCGTGCTGGTGTTCGACCTGGCGTTGCTGGCGCTGCTGGTGCTGAGCGAGGGGCGCTTCAGCCCGCAGCTATTGCCATGGCTGCTGTTGTTCAACCCTACCGATGTCTATCGGCTGATCAATCTGTCCGGATTCGATGCGGTGTCCAGCGGCGCCGCGGTGCTGACCTTGGGCAGCGACCTGCCGGTGTCGGGGCCTTGGCTCTGGTTGTGCCTGGGTTTATGGATGGCGGTCCCGTTATGGCTGGCCTATCGGTTGTTCAATCGCCGGAGCCCGTGA